One region of Pirellulales bacterium genomic DNA includes:
- a CDS encoding serine hydrolase: protein MRKLLLAWQRQRQGMAILAVLTIVAPIARGAGLTESAEQGKQDVIKRLEEAIRYEVAAKSLPALSIALVDRSGEVWSEGFGFQDAAQNVPATADTIYRVGSVSKLFTDLAVMQLVEQKKLDLDQPVQDYLPSFAPGNPFGGPITLRQLMSHRAGLVREPPVGNYFDPTEPTLAATVASLNATSLVYKPATRTKYSNAGITVVGAVVEQQLNTAYSRRIDEAILRPLGMTSSSFVLTPALEARLAYASMWTYDGRRFAAPKFALGIAPAGNLYSSVRDLAKFLACILQEGRVGDGVLLRPETFKQMTSPRPEIDGKPQEFAIGFQVDELDGQRRIGHGGAVYGFSTEVEALPGRHLGVAVVAALDVSNGTVERLAEYALRLMLAQQDGTALPEYRTTTPIPVSRARELAGEYGSDDRLVPVIELNGRAWMHPGVFRQELRAGGIDGALLTDDPINFGTKVRLDEQRRLLVKDEVFDRRPDEPPPAAPDRWHGLIGEYGWDHNTLNILENHGRLVALIEWFYAYPLKELDDNEFAFPDYGLYHGEKLKFTRDAAGNATHVVAADVRFERRELGTKDGETFHIVPVEPVDALRKAALVATPPVETGDFRESDLVEVVTLDATIKLDVRYATTNNFAGAVFYKQPRAFLQRPAAEALLRVQRRLRPQGLGLLVYDAYRPWYVTKMFWDATPQEFKNFVANPAQGSRHNRGCAVDLSLYNLATGKPISMVAGYDEFSPRSLPLYPGGTSRQRWYRDHLRQAMQAEGFAVYEFEWWHFDYQDWKHYRIGNTKFEDLMRGDPR from the coding sequence ATGCGGAAATTGCTCTTAGCATGGCAACGGCAGCGCCAAGGGATGGCAATTCTGGCTGTGTTGACCATCGTTGCGCCGATAGCACGCGGTGCGGGACTGACCGAATCGGCTGAGCAGGGAAAACAGGACGTTATCAAACGACTGGAGGAAGCCATTCGGTATGAGGTTGCGGCCAAAAGCCTGCCGGCCTTGTCGATAGCATTAGTCGATCGAAGCGGCGAGGTATGGTCCGAAGGTTTTGGCTTCCAGGACGCCGCGCAAAACGTACCTGCTACGGCGGACACGATCTATCGCGTCGGTTCCGTCTCCAAGCTATTCACAGACCTGGCCGTTATGCAACTCGTCGAACAGAAAAAGCTTGATCTCGACCAGCCCGTGCAGGATTACCTGCCTTCATTCGCGCCCGGCAACCCTTTTGGCGGGCCAATCACTTTGCGGCAGCTGATGTCGCACCGCGCGGGCCTGGTTCGTGAGCCTCCCGTGGGAAATTATTTTGATCCCACCGAGCCCACGCTGGCCGCAACTGTCGCCAGCCTTAATGCGACATCGCTTGTCTACAAGCCAGCCACGCGCACTAAATACTCCAACGCCGGTATCACAGTGGTTGGTGCCGTGGTCGAACAGCAGTTAAACACTGCGTATTCGCGGCGCATCGACGAGGCCATCTTGCGCCCGCTGGGCATGACTAGTAGTAGCTTCGTGCTGACGCCGGCCCTAGAAGCCCGGCTGGCGTATGCCTCGATGTGGACCTACGACGGGCGGCGCTTTGCCGCGCCAAAGTTCGCCTTGGGCATCGCGCCGGCTGGCAATCTTTATTCCAGCGTTCGCGACCTGGCGAAGTTTCTAGCTTGCATCTTGCAAGAAGGTCGGGTCGGCGATGGCGTCCTGCTGCGGCCTGAAACATTTAAGCAGATGACGTCGCCCCGGCCAGAAATCGATGGCAAACCACAAGAATTTGCCATCGGTTTTCAAGTTGACGAACTCGATGGGCAGCGGCGCATTGGCCACGGCGGAGCGGTGTACGGTTTTTCGACTGAGGTCGAAGCGCTACCAGGTCGCCATTTAGGTGTAGCTGTGGTCGCCGCACTTGACGTGAGCAACGGTACGGTCGAGCGACTAGCGGAATACGCGTTGCGACTGATGCTGGCCCAGCAGGATGGCACGGCGCTACCTGAGTATCGGACCACCACGCCGATTCCGGTGTCGCGCGCTCGTGAGCTGGCAGGTGAGTATGGATCCGATGATCGGTTGGTGCCGGTCATCGAGCTGAACGGCCGCGCATGGATGCACCCGGGCGTGTTTCGGCAAGAGTTGCGCGCGGGAGGAATCGATGGTGCGCTGCTGACGGACGATCCGATCAATTTTGGCACAAAGGTGCGGCTCGACGAGCAACGCAGGCTGCTCGTGAAGGACGAGGTATTCGATCGCCGGCCGGACGAACCTCCGCCGGCCGCGCCGGATCGCTGGCACGGACTGATTGGCGAATACGGTTGGGACCACAACACGTTGAATATCCTGGAGAATCATGGGCGGCTCGTGGCGCTGATCGAGTGGTTCTATGCCTATCCGCTAAAGGAACTCGACGACAACGAATTTGCCTTTCCGGATTACGGCCTGTATCACGGCGAAAAGCTGAAATTCACGCGTGATGCGGCGGGCAACGCCACGCACGTCGTGGCTGCCGATGTGCGCTTCGAGCGTCGCGAGTTGGGCACCAAGGACGGCGAGACGTTCCACATCGTGCCGGTCGAGCCGGTCGACGCGTTGCGCAAAGCGGCGCTGGTCGCAACCCCACCGGTCGAGACGGGGGATTTTCGCGAATCAGATCTCGTCGAGGTGGTGACGCTCGATGCGACGATAAAGCTCGACGTGCGATATGCCACGACCAACAACTTTGCCGGCGCGGTGTTCTATAAACAACCGCGGGCCTTTCTGCAGCGGCCTGCCGCCGAGGCATTACTGCGCGTACAGCGGCGGCTGCGGCCACAAGGACTTGGTCTGCTCGTGTACGACGCGTATCGACCGTGGTATGTAACGAAAATGTTTTGGGATGCGACACCGCAAGAATTCAAGAACTTTGTCGCCAATCCCGCCCAGGGCTCAAGACACAATCGTGGTTGCGCCGTGGATCTGTCGCTCTACAACCTGGCCACGGGGAAGCCGATTTCGATGGTTGCTGGCTACGACGAATTCTCGCCGCGCTCGCTGCCACTGTATCCCGGGGGGACGTCGCGACAGCGGTGGTATCGCGACCACTTGCGACAGGCGATGCAAGCCGAGGGCTTTGCCGTCTACGAGTTCGAGTGGTGGCACTTCGATTATCAAGACTGGAAGCATTACCGGATCGGCAATACAAAGTTTGAGGATTTAATGCGCGGCGACCCACGGTAA
- a CDS encoding ferritin, with protein sequence MLASSVQQAINDQINNEFSASHAYLAMSIFCQRQNFVGCAHWLRVQAKEENGHGMRLLDFLLARDGAAALKTVPQPAGNFATIAAVFEQALEQEQHVSKQIDDLYELALKEKSFSALVELQWFINEQVEEEETAREIVGKFHLVKGDPAALLDIDRELGARTASSGTSGQHAISRHRSE encoded by the coding sequence ATGTTGGCTAGCAGCGTGCAACAAGCCATCAACGATCAGATCAACAACGAATTCAGCGCTTCCCATGCATATTTGGCCATGTCGATCTTTTGCCAGCGGCAAAATTTCGTGGGTTGTGCCCATTGGCTCCGCGTCCAAGCCAAGGAAGAAAACGGCCACGGCATGCGGCTGCTCGATTTCCTTTTGGCACGCGATGGCGCCGCTGCCCTGAAAACGGTCCCTCAGCCAGCCGGAAACTTTGCCACGATTGCGGCCGTCTTCGAGCAAGCCCTGGAGCAGGAGCAACATGTCAGCAAACAAATCGACGACCTGTACGAACTGGCGCTAAAGGAAAAGTCCTTCTCTGCGTTGGTCGAACTGCAATGGTTCATCAATGAGCAGGTTGAAGAGGAAGAGACGGCCCGCGAGATCGTCGGCAAGTTCCATCTCGTCAAGGGGGATCCGGCAGCGTTGTTGGATATCGACCGCGAACTCGGCGCACGTACTGCTAGCTCAGGCACCAGCGGACAGCACGCCATCAGTCGGCATCGATCTGAGTAG
- a CDS encoding AraC family transcriptional regulator — protein sequence MDPVQKALWFVESHSRESLALEDIARACHVSTFHLTRAFAATMDLSLMKYVRARRLSEAARQLAGGARDILGIGLDAGYNSHEAFTRAFRDQFLLTPEQVRARGGFDKTHFVEAIAMTSSPSIDLAPPRFETLEATIFAGLVERYGCQSPAGIPAQWQRFTPFLGSIPHQVAAATYGVIYNFDADGNFDYLCGVEIATVSNLPSGLTSIRVPGRKYAVFAHHGHIASIRAVCSTIWKHWFPGSGCQAVEAPTLERYGSEFNPLTGLGGFEIWIPVEG from the coding sequence GTGGACCCAGTTCAGAAGGCACTTTGGTTCGTCGAAAGTCACTCCAGGGAATCCCTCGCGCTGGAAGACATTGCCAGGGCTTGCCACGTGTCAACGTTCCATCTAACCCGCGCCTTTGCGGCCACGATGGACTTGTCCTTGATGAAGTATGTCCGGGCTCGCCGCTTGAGTGAGGCGGCGCGCCAACTCGCTGGCGGGGCCCGCGACATTCTCGGCATTGGTCTCGACGCGGGATATAACTCGCACGAGGCATTCACTCGGGCGTTCCGCGATCAATTTCTCCTCACACCCGAGCAAGTGCGTGCCCGGGGAGGTTTTGACAAAACTCATTTCGTCGAGGCCATCGCCATGACTTCATCACCGTCGATCGATCTTGCGCCACCCCGTTTCGAGACCTTGGAGGCGACAATATTTGCCGGCCTTGTGGAGCGTTATGGTTGCCAATCGCCCGCTGGAATTCCAGCTCAATGGCAACGGTTTACCCCTTTTCTCGGGAGCATTCCCCATCAGGTTGCCGCCGCGACGTACGGCGTGATCTACAACTTCGACGCGGATGGCAACTTTGACTACCTGTGTGGAGTGGAAATCGCCACGGTATCGAACCTGCCCAGCGGTCTGACAAGCATACGAGTGCCGGGACGGAAATATGCGGTCTTTGCGCACCATGGCCATATCGCCAGCATTCGTGCGGTCTGCTCCACGATCTGGAAGCATTGGTTTCCGGGATCTGGATGTCAGGCCGTCGAGGCCCCGACTCTGGAACGTTATGGCTCGGAGTTCAATCCCCTTACCGGACTCGGTGGATTCGAAATTTGGATTCCGGTAGAAGGCTGA